The Pungitius pungitius chromosome 8, fPunPun2.1, whole genome shotgun sequence genome has a window encoding:
- the LOC134132289 gene encoding osteocalcin 2-like, whose product MARRCSYTSVQIPDPNRPGILRTILRIRGPASLIGTLPGPSPPSSATFSFPSSSSSSSNSSGSSSSSSSSSSNSSGSSSSSSSSSSNSSGSSSSSSGSSSSSSSSSSNSSGSSSSSSSSSSNSSGSSSSSSSSSSSSSSSSSRSSSSSSSRSSSSSSSRSSSKSFRSIPSISTHGQGKSLKVSPHEPLSKRSCARVECVYQLNSRWFKRATGTPDIKPLPKPPQGPREPSQVSPPKPPQGPGEPSQVSPPKPPQGPGEPSQVSAPKPPQGPGEASQVSPGEYRPLWDQPEPDWVVDMRVYLEWRDQFDSWWCNRRTDAPGNIRNHNPNKNVYSFEKNLSEFEITYME is encoded by the coding sequence ATGGCCCGACGGTGCAGCTACACCAGCGTCCAGATCCCGGACCCTAACCGGCCCGGGATCCTGCGGACCATCCTCAGGATCAGAGGACCGGCCTCCCTGATCGGCACCTTACCTgggccgtctcctccctcctctgctaccttctcctttccctcttcttctagctcctcctctaattcttctggctcctcttctagttcttctagctcctcctctaattcttctggctcctcttctagttcttctagctcctcctctaattcttctggctcctcttctagttcttctggctcctcttctagttcttctagctcctcctctaattcttctggctcctcttctagttcttctagctcctcctctaattcctctggctcctcttctagttcttctagttcttctagctcctcctctagttcttcttctcgctcctcctctagttcttcttctcgctcctcctctagttcttcttctcgctcctcctctaaatCTTTCCGTAGCATCCCCTCAATTTCCACCCATGGACAaggtaagtctttaaaggtaagtcccCATGAACCATTATCTAAAAGGAGCTGTGCTAGAGTGGAGTGCGTATACCAGTTAAACAGCCGGTGGTTTAAAAGAGCCACTGGTACTCCAGACATTAAACCTttgcctaagcctcctcagggacccagggaaccatcgcaggtaagtccccctaagcctcctcagggacccggggaaccatcgcaggtaagtccccctaagcctcctcagggacccggggaaccatcgcaggtaagtgcccctaagcctcctcagggacccggggaagcatcgcaggtaagtcctggtgagtatcggccgttatgggaccagcctgagccagattgggtggtagatatgagggtttatctagagtggagagaccagtttgacagctggtgGTGCAATAGACGCACTGATGCTCCAGGTAATATTAGGAACCATAAtccaaataagaatgtttattcgtttgaaaagaatttatctgagtttgaaattacttacatggagtaa
- the phactr3b gene encoding phosphatase and actin regulator 3b isoform X3: protein MDQQRALHSGCLVSGVRTPPARRNSKLASLGRIFKPWKWRKKKNEKLKPPSAAEKKAAARQKRDDLVGRSPGETETESDVACGGNGEDADTPTQSDAEDRDEEPVAPLASTSEDLGSDLEASTVQDVTEDSKTAGDPNQSEDAEDESTSLSDRSDERPATKAEPAEVAAPPPSRVVTSPPPKVAVKPLIRLGSLDCAPSVAVKRSPATLPRNFTLPKDPHGSLLRGRMLTPTGSPHLGELHSQLPPSCIIEELHRALATKHRQDSFQAKEARSSLKRRMDGRLSRVSSTEREPAGESDGRKQSDENKENWRLDEYLNDQDSWNDSVISGSLPRRMRKELLTVKLRNRPSKQELEDRNIFPVRSDQERQEIRQQIETKLAKRLSQRPAVEELESRNILKQRNDQLEQEERREIKQRLNRKLNQRPTVDELRDRKILIRFSDYVEVAKAQDYDRRADKPWTRLSAADKAAIRKELNEFKSNEMEVHTSSKHLTRFHRP, encoded by the exons AtggaccagcagagggcgctacACTCGGGCTGCCTGGTGTCGGGAGTCAGAACGCCTCCCGCCCGCCGCAACAGCAAGCTGGCCAGCCTGGGACGCATCTTCAAGCCTTGGaagtggaggaaaaagaaaaacgagaAGCTGAAGCCCCCCAGCG CCGCGGAGAAGAAGGCAGCTGCGCGGCAGAAGAGAGATGACCTCGTCGGGAGGAGCCCCGGGGAGACGGAGACAG AGTCCGATGTGGCGTGCGGGGGCAACGGCGAGGACGCAGACACGCCGACTCAGTCCGACGCCGAGGACCGAGACGAGGAGCCCGTGGCCCCTCTGGCCAGCACCAGCGAAGACCTGGGCAGCGATCTGGAGGCCTCGACGG TGCAAGATGTGACGGAGGACTCAAAGACGGCGGGAGATCCGAACCAGAGCGAGGACGCAGAGGACGAGAGCACCTCGCTGAGCGACCGCAGCGACGAGCGTCCCGCCACCAAGGCCGAGCCCGCCGAGGTGGCGGCCCCCCCGCCCAGTCGAGTAGTCACGTCCCCTCCGCCCAAAGTGGCGGTCAAACCGCTCATCAGACTGGGCAGCCTGGACT GTGCTCCTTCGGTTGCAGTCAAGAGGTCCCCGGCCACCTTACCAAGGAACTTCACTCTTCCCAAAGACCCCCACGGCTCCCTGCTGAGAGGCCGGATGCTCACACCCACCGGGTCCCCCCACCTCGGGGAGCTGCACTCACAGCTGCCCCCTAGCTGCATCATCGAGGAGCTGCACCGCGCCCTGGCCACCAAACACAGGCAGGATAG TTTCCAGGCGAAGGAGGCGCGCTCCTCCCTGAAGCGCCGCATGGACGGCCGTCTGTCCCGCGTGTCCAGCACGGAGAGGGAGCCCGCCGGGGAGTCGGACGGCAGGAAGCAGTCGGACGAGAACAAAGAGAACTGGCGCCTGGACGAGTACCTGAACGACCAGGACAGCTGGAACGACTCGGTCATCTCCG GGTCCCTCCCACGCCGGATGAGGAAGGAGCTGCTGACCGTGAAGCTCCGGAACCGACCCAGcaagcaggagctggaggaccgCAACATCTTCCCCGTGCGCAGCGACCAGGAGCGGCAGGAGATCCGGCAGCAGATCGAGACCAAGCTGGCCAA GAGGCTGAGCCAGCGGCCGgcggtggaggagctggagagtcGGAACATCTTGAAGC AAAGAAATGACCAGCTggaacaggaggagaggagggaaatcAAACAGCGGCTCAACAGAAAG ctgaacCAGCGGCCCACAGTGGACGAGCTGCGGGACCGAAAGATCCTCATTCGCTTCAGCGACTACGTGGAAGTGGCCAAAGCTCAAGACTACGACCGGCGAGCCGACAAGCCCTGGACCCGACTGTCAGCAGCCGACAAG gCAGCAATACGGAAGGAGCTGAACGAGTTCAAAAGCAACGAGATGGAAGTTCATACTTCGAGCAAGCATCTGACGAG GTTCCACCGGCCATAG
- the phactr3b gene encoding phosphatase and actin regulator 3b isoform X1: MASRDGLQEDRVVQRGRSQSDPSSITEVRLGEAHRADVMDQQRALHSGCLVSGVRTPPARRNSKLASLGRIFKPWKWRKKKNEKLKPPSAAEKKAAARQKRDDLVGRSPGETETESDVACGGNGEDADTPTQSDAEDRDEEPVAPLASTSEDLGSDLEASTVQDVTEDSKTAGDPNQSEDAEDESTSLSDRSDERPATKAEPAEVAAPPPSRVVTSPPPKVAVKPLIRLGSLDCAPSVAVKRSPATLPRNFTLPKDPHGSLLRGRMLTPTGSPHLGELHSQLPPSCIIEELHRALATKHRQDSFQAKEARSSLKRRMDGRLSRVSSTEREPAGESDGRKQSDENKENWRLDEYLNDQDSWNDSVISGSLPRRMRKELLTVKLRNRPSKQELEDRNIFPVRSDQERQEIRQQIETKLAKRLSQRPAVEELESRNILKQRNDQLEQEERREIKQRLNRKLNQRPTVDELRDRKILIRFSDYVEVAKAQDYDRRADKPWTRLSAADKAAIRKELNEFKSNEMEVHTSSKHLTRFHRP, translated from the exons ATGTGAtggaccagcagagggcgctacACTCGGGCTGCCTGGTGTCGGGAGTCAGAACGCCTCCCGCCCGCCGCAACAGCAAGCTGGCCAGCCTGGGACGCATCTTCAAGCCTTGGaagtggaggaaaaagaaaaacgagaAGCTGAAGCCCCCCAGCG CCGCGGAGAAGAAGGCAGCTGCGCGGCAGAAGAGAGATGACCTCGTCGGGAGGAGCCCCGGGGAGACGGAGACAG AGTCCGATGTGGCGTGCGGGGGCAACGGCGAGGACGCAGACACGCCGACTCAGTCCGACGCCGAGGACCGAGACGAGGAGCCCGTGGCCCCTCTGGCCAGCACCAGCGAAGACCTGGGCAGCGATCTGGAGGCCTCGACGG TGCAAGATGTGACGGAGGACTCAAAGACGGCGGGAGATCCGAACCAGAGCGAGGACGCAGAGGACGAGAGCACCTCGCTGAGCGACCGCAGCGACGAGCGTCCCGCCACCAAGGCCGAGCCCGCCGAGGTGGCGGCCCCCCCGCCCAGTCGAGTAGTCACGTCCCCTCCGCCCAAAGTGGCGGTCAAACCGCTCATCAGACTGGGCAGCCTGGACT GTGCTCCTTCGGTTGCAGTCAAGAGGTCCCCGGCCACCTTACCAAGGAACTTCACTCTTCCCAAAGACCCCCACGGCTCCCTGCTGAGAGGCCGGATGCTCACACCCACCGGGTCCCCCCACCTCGGGGAGCTGCACTCACAGCTGCCCCCTAGCTGCATCATCGAGGAGCTGCACCGCGCCCTGGCCACCAAACACAGGCAGGATAG TTTCCAGGCGAAGGAGGCGCGCTCCTCCCTGAAGCGCCGCATGGACGGCCGTCTGTCCCGCGTGTCCAGCACGGAGAGGGAGCCCGCCGGGGAGTCGGACGGCAGGAAGCAGTCGGACGAGAACAAAGAGAACTGGCGCCTGGACGAGTACCTGAACGACCAGGACAGCTGGAACGACTCGGTCATCTCCG GGTCCCTCCCACGCCGGATGAGGAAGGAGCTGCTGACCGTGAAGCTCCGGAACCGACCCAGcaagcaggagctggaggaccgCAACATCTTCCCCGTGCGCAGCGACCAGGAGCGGCAGGAGATCCGGCAGCAGATCGAGACCAAGCTGGCCAA GAGGCTGAGCCAGCGGCCGgcggtggaggagctggagagtcGGAACATCTTGAAGC AAAGAAATGACCAGCTggaacaggaggagaggagggaaatcAAACAGCGGCTCAACAGAAAG ctgaacCAGCGGCCCACAGTGGACGAGCTGCGGGACCGAAAGATCCTCATTCGCTTCAGCGACTACGTGGAAGTGGCCAAAGCTCAAGACTACGACCGGCGAGCCGACAAGCCCTGGACCCGACTGTCAGCAGCCGACAAG gCAGCAATACGGAAGGAGCTGAACGAGTTCAAAAGCAACGAGATGGAAGTTCATACTTCGAGCAAGCATCTGACGAG GTTCCACCGGCCATAG
- the phactr3b gene encoding phosphatase and actin regulator 3b isoform X2 — MLYVMDQQRALHSGCLVSGVRTPPARRNSKLASLGRIFKPWKWRKKKNEKLKPPSAAEKKAAARQKRDDLVGRSPGETETESDVACGGNGEDADTPTQSDAEDRDEEPVAPLASTSEDLGSDLEASTVQDVTEDSKTAGDPNQSEDAEDESTSLSDRSDERPATKAEPAEVAAPPPSRVVTSPPPKVAVKPLIRLGSLDCAPSVAVKRSPATLPRNFTLPKDPHGSLLRGRMLTPTGSPHLGELHSQLPPSCIIEELHRALATKHRQDSFQAKEARSSLKRRMDGRLSRVSSTEREPAGESDGRKQSDENKENWRLDEYLNDQDSWNDSVISGSLPRRMRKELLTVKLRNRPSKQELEDRNIFPVRSDQERQEIRQQIETKLAKRLSQRPAVEELESRNILKQRNDQLEQEERREIKQRLNRKLNQRPTVDELRDRKILIRFSDYVEVAKAQDYDRRADKPWTRLSAADKAAIRKELNEFKSNEMEVHTSSKHLTRFHRP; from the exons ATgctgt ATGTGAtggaccagcagagggcgctacACTCGGGCTGCCTGGTGTCGGGAGTCAGAACGCCTCCCGCCCGCCGCAACAGCAAGCTGGCCAGCCTGGGACGCATCTTCAAGCCTTGGaagtggaggaaaaagaaaaacgagaAGCTGAAGCCCCCCAGCG CCGCGGAGAAGAAGGCAGCTGCGCGGCAGAAGAGAGATGACCTCGTCGGGAGGAGCCCCGGGGAGACGGAGACAG AGTCCGATGTGGCGTGCGGGGGCAACGGCGAGGACGCAGACACGCCGACTCAGTCCGACGCCGAGGACCGAGACGAGGAGCCCGTGGCCCCTCTGGCCAGCACCAGCGAAGACCTGGGCAGCGATCTGGAGGCCTCGACGG TGCAAGATGTGACGGAGGACTCAAAGACGGCGGGAGATCCGAACCAGAGCGAGGACGCAGAGGACGAGAGCACCTCGCTGAGCGACCGCAGCGACGAGCGTCCCGCCACCAAGGCCGAGCCCGCCGAGGTGGCGGCCCCCCCGCCCAGTCGAGTAGTCACGTCCCCTCCGCCCAAAGTGGCGGTCAAACCGCTCATCAGACTGGGCAGCCTGGACT GTGCTCCTTCGGTTGCAGTCAAGAGGTCCCCGGCCACCTTACCAAGGAACTTCACTCTTCCCAAAGACCCCCACGGCTCCCTGCTGAGAGGCCGGATGCTCACACCCACCGGGTCCCCCCACCTCGGGGAGCTGCACTCACAGCTGCCCCCTAGCTGCATCATCGAGGAGCTGCACCGCGCCCTGGCCACCAAACACAGGCAGGATAG TTTCCAGGCGAAGGAGGCGCGCTCCTCCCTGAAGCGCCGCATGGACGGCCGTCTGTCCCGCGTGTCCAGCACGGAGAGGGAGCCCGCCGGGGAGTCGGACGGCAGGAAGCAGTCGGACGAGAACAAAGAGAACTGGCGCCTGGACGAGTACCTGAACGACCAGGACAGCTGGAACGACTCGGTCATCTCCG GGTCCCTCCCACGCCGGATGAGGAAGGAGCTGCTGACCGTGAAGCTCCGGAACCGACCCAGcaagcaggagctggaggaccgCAACATCTTCCCCGTGCGCAGCGACCAGGAGCGGCAGGAGATCCGGCAGCAGATCGAGACCAAGCTGGCCAA GAGGCTGAGCCAGCGGCCGgcggtggaggagctggagagtcGGAACATCTTGAAGC AAAGAAATGACCAGCTggaacaggaggagaggagggaaatcAAACAGCGGCTCAACAGAAAG ctgaacCAGCGGCCCACAGTGGACGAGCTGCGGGACCGAAAGATCCTCATTCGCTTCAGCGACTACGTGGAAGTGGCCAAAGCTCAAGACTACGACCGGCGAGCCGACAAGCCCTGGACCCGACTGTCAGCAGCCGACAAG gCAGCAATACGGAAGGAGCTGAACGAGTTCAAAAGCAACGAGATGGAAGTTCATACTTCGAGCAAGCATCTGACGAG GTTCCACCGGCCATAG